The following proteins are co-located in the Leptospira weilii genome:
- a CDS encoding crotonase/enoyl-CoA hydratase family protein: MSSELILSEKKGHVLHIIINRPEERNAFNVDMLYALSRAYDQLEADSDIRVGLVYANGKHFTLGLDLKNVAEFLKKQKRFPLPPESVNPWGTTGKTKTKPVVVAVHGMCITLGIELMLASEIRIAAKRTLFAQVEVQRGIFPFGGGTMRWPVQCGWGNAMKYILTGETFESEEALRIGLVQEVVEKNELIERGIQLAEKIAAQAPLGVYATLKSSLDSVIHGESKAAKDLFPQLLALMETKDAEEGLASFVEKRPAVFQGQ, translated from the coding sequence ATGTCATCAGAGCTCATTCTCTCCGAAAAAAAGGGACACGTTTTACATATCATCATCAATCGCCCTGAAGAAAGAAACGCGTTTAACGTTGATATGCTCTACGCTCTCAGTCGCGCATACGATCAATTGGAAGCCGATTCGGATATTCGAGTCGGACTTGTTTATGCAAACGGAAAACATTTCACGTTGGGTTTGGACTTGAAGAATGTCGCGGAATTTTTAAAGAAACAAAAACGTTTCCCTCTTCCTCCCGAAAGCGTCAATCCCTGGGGAACCACGGGCAAAACCAAAACGAAACCAGTCGTTGTGGCCGTACACGGGATGTGTATCACGCTCGGAATCGAACTCATGCTCGCGAGCGAAATCCGGATCGCCGCCAAACGAACGTTATTCGCTCAAGTCGAGGTTCAAAGAGGAATTTTTCCGTTCGGAGGAGGAACGATGCGTTGGCCCGTGCAATGCGGTTGGGGAAATGCAATGAAATACATTCTCACAGGAGAGACTTTCGAATCGGAAGAAGCACTTCGGATCGGACTTGTGCAAGAAGTCGTTGAAAAAAACGAACTTATCGAAAGAGGAATCCAACTTGCCGAAAAGATAGCGGCCCAAGCTCCTCTCGGTGTTTATGCGACTCTCAAATCCTCTCTGGATTCGGTGATTCACGGTGAATCGAAAGCCGCCAAAGATCTTTTTCCTCAACTTTTAGCCCTGATGGAAACCAAAGACGCGGAAGAAGGACTCGCTTCGTTTGTGGAAAAAAGGCCAGCAGTTTTTCAGGGTCAATAG
- a CDS encoding MaoC family dehydratase: MTKVPNKPFAELAPSTAVSKDQVKRNIYGRYLEEFTEGEIFEHPREITIDRAFAQEFATTFMDANPLFLSAAYAKAHGFQDMLVSSLQVFNIALSLGVQNDSEKALANLGYYNVQFLKPVYPEDTLSAKTKILKVDDKGTDKPGIVSVRTICLNQKKELVLQYERKIMIYRSNGKPKGNPKPVIKEAFFPETDAPVIELPSLKFPTEFKSATWPDTFFENFKPGQIYIHQNGRTITDEHFPWTYRVGNTHPLHYDKLYSSGISGPMGGEPVVYGGLVFAWLCGMASRDITENMIWDLGFTEGYHTQPSFSGDTVTAITRILSVEDRGNDFGIPTGAVHLQIIGLKNIKANDAFDKFGEDLFLKENDKKKHGKEKLPEKIFEIERKILVKKKG; the protein is encoded by the coding sequence ATGACCAAAGTTCCAAACAAACCTTTTGCGGAGCTGGCTCCAAGCACTGCGGTTTCCAAAGATCAAGTAAAACGGAATATTTACGGAAGATATCTGGAAGAATTCACAGAAGGGGAAATTTTCGAACATCCAAGAGAAATCACAATCGATAGGGCATTCGCTCAAGAATTCGCAACCACTTTCATGGACGCAAACCCTCTGTTTTTATCCGCGGCTTATGCAAAAGCACACGGCTTTCAAGATATGCTGGTCTCTTCCCTTCAAGTTTTTAATATCGCCCTCTCCCTTGGAGTTCAAAATGATTCCGAAAAAGCACTCGCAAATCTCGGTTACTACAACGTTCAATTCCTAAAACCAGTTTATCCAGAAGACACTCTTTCCGCAAAAACCAAAATCCTTAAAGTGGACGATAAAGGCACGGACAAACCCGGAATCGTAAGCGTTCGCACAATCTGTCTGAATCAAAAGAAAGAATTGGTCCTTCAATATGAAAGAAAAATCATGATTTATCGTTCCAACGGAAAACCAAAAGGAAATCCGAAACCGGTGATCAAGGAAGCGTTCTTTCCGGAAACGGACGCGCCTGTGATCGAACTTCCCTCTCTCAAATTTCCCACCGAATTCAAATCCGCAACCTGGCCAGACACATTCTTCGAAAACTTTAAACCGGGACAGATTTACATTCATCAAAATGGAAGAACGATCACGGACGAACATTTTCCTTGGACTTACAGAGTCGGAAACACTCATCCGCTTCACTATGATAAATTGTATTCTTCCGGAATTTCAGGCCCGATGGGAGGAGAGCCTGTCGTCTACGGCGGTCTCGTCTTCGCGTGGTTATGCGGAATGGCTTCCAGAGACATCACCGAAAACATGATTTGGGATCTCGGATTCACCGAAGGTTATCATACTCAACCTTCCTTCAGCGGCGACACAGTGACCGCAATCACCCGAATTCTGTCCGTCGAAGATCGAGGGAACGATTTCGGGATTCCCACCGGCGCGGTTCATCTTCAAATCATCGGTCTGAAAAATATCAAAGCGAACGACGCTTTCGATAAATTCGGCGAGGATCTTTTCCTAAAAGAAAACGATAAGAAAAAACATGGAAAAGAAAAACTCCCCGAAAAGATTTTTGAAATCGAAAGAAAGATCTTAGTCAAGAAAAAAGGTTAA
- the lsa23 gene encoding surface adhesion protein Lsa23: protein MNSGNISVNFPPPFETSSIFSGLTRNLPIVKHEPMFANRLLRFGFSVFFSIGCSYTKNQLPTFSPNLECSQKELPLFIQPIRDIENGNRLEIIYCSRRETPFGKRIELNLVFQDERHPSVWKDRIYRIYRSFKYGRHKDIETIRLQFSKSGELSTVHLKNVYSGKQKFAEDPVYHFDSVLKSEQLMRENQKNVLFINTWNHMFSEKDSNPELPKKQLDSVELRTGSREELDLFFSEK from the coding sequence TTGAATTCCGGTAACATCTCCGTCAATTTTCCTCCGCCCTTCGAAACTTCATCCATTTTTTCAGGTTTGACTCGAAACCTACCGATTGTAAAACACGAACCTATGTTTGCAAATCGACTTTTGCGATTCGGATTCTCCGTTTTCTTTTCTATCGGATGTTCTTATACAAAGAACCAACTTCCTACGTTTTCCCCAAACTTGGAATGTTCACAAAAAGAACTTCCTCTCTTTATCCAACCGATCCGCGATATCGAAAACGGGAATAGATTGGAAATTATTTATTGCAGCCGAAGAGAAACCCCTTTTGGAAAAAGAATCGAATTGAATTTAGTCTTTCAAGACGAACGACATCCTTCCGTTTGGAAAGATAGAATTTATAGGATCTACAGAAGTTTCAAATACGGCAGACATAAAGACATTGAAACAATTCGTCTTCAATTTTCAAAATCGGGAGAACTATCGACGGTTCATCTTAAAAACGTCTATTCGGGAAAACAAAAATTCGCCGAAGACCCGGTGTATCATTTTGATTCCGTTTTGAAATCGGAACAACTCATGAGAGAAAATCAAAAAAACGTTCTGTTTATCAACACCTGGAATCATATGTTTTCGGAAAAGGATTCGAACCCCGAACTCCCCAAGAAACAATTAGACTCCGTAGAACTCCGGACCGGAAGCAGAGAAGAGCTCGACTTATTTTTTTCGGAAAAATGA
- a CDS encoding M3 family metallopeptidase: MLPEFKTDDPEGTKNSILKKIGKIREELPILLGKKERTYDRVIRPLNDLVQEMQIEFTVLAHLNSVKNSEQIQALYAEVLPEITAFYSDLGQNEELNLVYQEILKNENDTLNVPQKKVLQDAVTQFKLSGIGLPPEIKKRIQEIQVRLSDLGNQFSQNLLDATNSFELVLDRLEDVEGIPESDLNAAKTQDGKYRFTLHMPSYMAYITHGPNRSIRESLYKAYTTRAPQNGKLIEDILLLRNELAKLLGYRHYVELSLATKVADSEKTVLKFLRDLAKQVRSIAEREFVDLSNFAKTLGIDSLRAYDAAFVSEKLMKSRFDFDEEETRPYFEKESVVSGTFQFLNKLFGLEFRKTSAQVWEEKVQVYDLYRSGKLLSRLYLDFESRKDKQGGAWMHDWHSRNRIANEEVLPTAFVVCNFPVSTKDSPSLLKHRDVVTFFHEMGHALHHLCTKIEEPPVSGISGVEWDAVEFPSQFLENFATEAGVLKIFGRHYKTGETIPDSMIAKLKETKNFLSAMGIVRQLEFSLFDILIHEKNYTEEDVHSILQNVRKEVAVVIPPEYNRFQNGFSHIFAGGYAAGYYSYKWAEVMSADAFFAFVDKGIFDPELCNAYFTEILEKGGSENAMVLFRRLLGRDPEVGSLLKLYELKESY; the protein is encoded by the coding sequence ATGTTACCGGAATTCAAAACAGATGATCCAGAAGGAACTAAAAATTCGATCTTAAAAAAGATCGGAAAGATTCGGGAGGAACTTCCGATTCTCCTTGGAAAAAAGGAAAGAACTTACGATCGCGTCATTCGTCCTTTGAATGATCTTGTGCAAGAGATGCAGATTGAGTTCACGGTTCTTGCCCATCTCAACAGTGTAAAAAATTCCGAGCAAATCCAGGCTCTTTATGCCGAGGTACTTCCCGAAATCACCGCTTTTTATTCCGACTTGGGCCAAAACGAGGAATTGAATCTCGTATATCAGGAAATTTTAAAAAATGAAAACGATACCTTGAACGTTCCTCAAAAAAAGGTATTACAGGACGCCGTCACGCAGTTTAAGTTGAGCGGAATCGGACTTCCACCGGAAATTAAAAAAAGAATTCAGGAGATTCAGGTTCGTCTTTCCGATCTGGGCAATCAGTTTTCTCAGAATCTGCTGGATGCGACTAATTCCTTCGAACTCGTTTTGGATCGTCTTGAGGATGTGGAAGGAATTCCCGAATCGGATTTGAACGCGGCTAAAACGCAGGACGGAAAATATCGTTTCACACTTCATATGCCGAGTTACATGGCGTATATTACCCACGGTCCGAATCGATCTATTCGAGAATCCTTATATAAGGCTTATACTACGAGGGCGCCTCAAAACGGAAAACTGATTGAGGACATACTTTTGTTAAGGAACGAACTTGCAAAACTGCTTGGTTATCGTCATTACGTGGAACTTTCTTTGGCGACCAAGGTAGCCGATTCCGAGAAGACGGTTTTGAAATTTTTGAGGGATCTTGCAAAACAAGTGAGGTCGATCGCGGAAAGGGAATTTGTCGATCTTTCGAATTTTGCGAAGACCTTGGGGATAGATTCTCTTCGGGCTTACGATGCTGCATTTGTGAGCGAGAAATTGATGAAATCCAGATTCGATTTCGACGAAGAGGAAACCCGTCCTTATTTTGAGAAAGAAAGCGTCGTTTCCGGAACATTCCAATTTTTGAATAAACTTTTCGGATTGGAATTTCGTAAAACGTCCGCTCAGGTTTGGGAGGAAAAAGTTCAGGTATACGACCTTTATCGATCGGGGAAACTTCTCTCCCGGTTGTATTTGGATTTTGAATCCCGCAAAGACAAACAAGGCGGGGCTTGGATGCACGATTGGCATTCTAGAAATCGAATCGCGAATGAGGAAGTTCTTCCGACGGCGTTCGTAGTTTGTAATTTTCCGGTTTCTACGAAAGATTCACCTTCTCTTTTAAAGCATAGGGACGTGGTCACTTTTTTCCACGAGATGGGGCACGCGCTACATCATCTTTGTACGAAAATCGAAGAACCTCCGGTCAGTGGAATCAGCGGTGTCGAGTGGGATGCGGTAGAATTTCCTTCCCAATTTTTGGAAAATTTCGCGACTGAAGCGGGAGTTCTGAAGATATTCGGAAGACATTATAAGACCGGAGAAACGATTCCGGATTCTATGATCGCGAAACTTAAGGAGACTAAAAACTTTCTTTCCGCAATGGGGATCGTAAGACAACTCGAATTCTCTCTTTTCGACATTCTCATTCACGAAAAAAATTATACCGAAGAAGACGTACATTCCATTCTTCAGAATGTTCGCAAAGAAGTTGCGGTAGTGATTCCGCCTGAATACAATCGTTTTCAAAACGGATTTTCCCATATCTTTGCCGGAGGTTATGCCGCGGGATATTATAGTTATAAATGGGCCGAAGTGATGAGTGCGGACGCCTTTTTCGCGTTTGTCGACAAAGGAATCTTTGATCCGGAACTTTGTAACGCATATTTTACGGAAATCTTGGAAAAGGGAGGAAGTGAAAACGCGATGGTTCTTTTCAGACGACTTTTAGGAAGAGATCCGGAAGTCGGATCTCTTCTCAAACTTTACGAACTAAAAGAAAGTTATTAG